The following proteins are encoded in a genomic region of Synechococcus sp. CBW1002:
- the glpK gene encoding glycerol kinase GlpK, whose translation MAEPLLLTLDQGTTSSRATLHTASGQRLLCCSAPLTCRYPADGWVEQDGEEIWISQLTALQQLEQALTPEQRRAVVAAGIANQRETTLLWERQSGALLGPAIVWQDGRTAGICSHWRQEGLETLLRQRTGLLVDPYFSASKIVWLLQHQAAAASAAANGNLCFGTVDSWLLWRLSGGHCHATDRSNASRTLLMDLERGCWDPELCAVLGIPPEALPELHQSGDAFTTIAAGLPFAGVPVQAVLGDQQAATLGQGCLQPGAAKCTYGTGAFLVSNTGHEIRRSSQGLLSTWGWSMPGSSPTYCLEGSLLNAGTVIQWLRDGLGLIEQTEEVNALAASVPDSGGLMLVPAFTGWGTPHWDPFARGLMIGLGRDTSRGHVARAALEGIALAVATLVELAGDALNAPLQNLVADGGAAASDPLLQAQADSTGLTVYRRSDLESTSRGVALLAGVMAGVVPGLEAWNQVPGEPPPRCFQPQLTPEQRHHWRQRWHEAVRRSLGWADQDHEHDQS comes from the coding sequence ATGGCCGAACCGCTCCTGCTCACCCTCGATCAGGGAACCACCAGCTCCCGGGCCACGCTCCACACCGCCAGCGGCCAGAGGCTGCTCTGCTGCAGCGCCCCCCTGACCTGTCGCTACCCCGCCGATGGCTGGGTGGAGCAGGACGGGGAGGAGATCTGGATCAGCCAGCTCACGGCCCTGCAGCAACTGGAGCAGGCCCTCACCCCGGAACAGCGGCGGGCGGTCGTGGCGGCCGGCATCGCCAATCAGCGCGAAACCACCCTCCTGTGGGAGCGCCAGAGCGGCGCCTTGCTGGGGCCGGCGATCGTGTGGCAGGACGGGCGCACCGCCGGGATCTGCAGCCACTGGAGGCAGGAGGGGCTGGAGACACTGCTGAGGCAGCGCACCGGGCTGCTGGTGGACCCCTACTTCAGTGCCAGCAAGATCGTCTGGCTGCTGCAGCACCAGGCCGCCGCCGCCTCGGCCGCCGCCAACGGCAACCTCTGCTTCGGCACGGTGGACAGCTGGCTGCTCTGGCGCCTCAGCGGCGGCCACTGTCATGCCACCGACCGCAGCAACGCCAGCCGCACCCTGCTGATGGACCTGGAACGGGGCTGCTGGGATCCAGAGCTGTGCGCAGTGCTGGGAATTCCGCCAGAGGCCCTGCCGGAGCTGCACCAAAGCGGCGACGCCTTCACCACGATCGCGGCCGGGTTGCCCTTCGCGGGGGTTCCGGTCCAGGCGGTGCTGGGAGACCAGCAGGCGGCAACCCTGGGCCAGGGCTGCCTGCAGCCCGGCGCCGCCAAGTGCACCTACGGCACCGGCGCCTTCCTGGTGAGCAACACCGGCCATGAGATCCGCCGCTCCAGCCAGGGCCTGCTCAGCACCTGGGGCTGGAGCATGCCCGGGAGCAGTCCCACCTACTGCCTCGAGGGCAGCCTGCTCAACGCCGGCACCGTGATCCAGTGGCTGCGGGATGGCCTCGGCCTGATTGAGCAGACCGAGGAGGTGAATGCCCTGGCGGCCTCCGTGCCGGACAGTGGCGGCCTCATGCTGGTGCCCGCCTTCACGGGCTGGGGGACGCCCCACTGGGATCCCTTCGCCCGCGGCCTGATGATCGGTCTGGGTCGCGACACCAGCCGCGGCCATGTGGCCCGGGCGGCACTGGAGGGCATTGCCCTGGCGGTGGCCACCCTGGTGGAACTGGCCGGCGACGCCCTGAACGCCCCCCTGCAGAACCTGGTGGCCGATGGCGGTGCGGCGGCTTCCGATCCGCTGCTGCAGGCCCAGGCCGACAGCACCGGCCTGACGGTGTACCGCCGCTCAGACCTGGAGAGCACCAGCCGCGGTGTGGCCTTGCTCGCGGGGGTGATGGCCGGGGTGGTGCCTGGACTGGAGGCCTGGAATCAGGTGCCCGGCGAGCCCCCCCCCCGATGCTTCCAGCCGCAGCTGACGCCGGAGCAGCGCCACCATTGGCGGCAGCGCTGGCACGAGGCGGTACGCCGCAGCCTGGGCTGGGCAGATCAAGACCATGAACACGATCAGAGCTGA
- a CDS encoding glycerol-3-phosphate dehydrogenase/oxidase, producing MPSDRPPIDPDASSLTGPYDLLVIGAGATGATLALEAVRRGLSVALVDARDIASGTSSRSTKLLHGGVRYLELAFRTLGRRQLRLVREALAERGHWLKAVPFLAHRLELLLPTRQPLAQAYYAIGLGLYDLLAGRESIGASRCAQAKEVQRLLPDLAPGHSGVLYSDGQFDDARLNLLIARTAARHGALVRPHTPVVELLQKNGRLCGAVLEAADGQRCQVEARVVVNAAGIGADAVRRLAAPDLPSRLQVSRGMHLVLEQALCPAGTGLLVPSTDDGRVLFMLPFFGRTLVGTTDTACPAAAAEQPSPEGEAYLLDYVRRWFPSVQSPQVSSRWAGGRPLLLPDEAATSTAGVVREHSVERLPCGLVSVLGGKWTTCRTMALEALAAVTAELGQTLPAPKAAPIVGSATAAAQTTTGLAALRQRLTETLQEQLGPAGAAGLSAHLLASHGLEAEAVLACASHAAEREPLSSVIPLTAAEVRHMARHEWVRDPEDVLARRCRLAFVDTAEAERLKEPVRQLLDEEGVHAGS from the coding sequence ATGCCGAGCGACCGTCCGCCCATCGATCCAGACGCGAGTTCGCTGACCGGTCCCTACGACCTGCTGGTGATCGGGGCCGGCGCCACCGGAGCCACCCTCGCCCTGGAGGCCGTGCGCCGCGGCCTGTCCGTGGCCCTCGTGGATGCCCGCGACATCGCCAGCGGCACCAGCAGCCGCAGCACCAAGTTGCTGCACGGCGGTGTGCGCTACCTGGAGCTGGCCTTCCGCACCCTGGGTCGGCGTCAGCTGCGGCTGGTGCGCGAAGCCCTGGCGGAACGGGGCCACTGGCTCAAGGCCGTGCCCTTCCTGGCCCATCGGCTGGAGCTGCTGCTGCCCACCCGTCAACCACTGGCACAGGCCTATTACGCCATCGGTCTGGGGCTCTACGACCTCCTGGCAGGCCGGGAATCGATCGGCGCCAGCCGCTGCGCCCAGGCGAAGGAGGTGCAGCGGCTGCTGCCGGATCTGGCACCTGGCCACAGCGGCGTGCTCTACAGCGACGGGCAGTTCGACGATGCGCGGCTGAATCTGCTGATCGCCCGAACCGCCGCACGCCACGGGGCCCTGGTGCGGCCCCACACGCCGGTGGTGGAGCTGCTGCAGAAGAACGGCCGGCTCTGCGGCGCGGTGCTGGAGGCAGCCGACGGCCAGCGCTGCCAGGTGGAGGCTCGGGTGGTGGTCAATGCCGCCGGCATCGGCGCCGACGCCGTGCGGCGCCTGGCGGCGCCGGATCTGCCATCACGGCTGCAGGTGAGTCGCGGCATGCACCTGGTCCTGGAGCAGGCCCTGTGTCCCGCCGGCACCGGCCTGCTGGTGCCCTCCACCGACGACGGCCGGGTCCTGTTCATGCTGCCGTTCTTCGGGCGCACGCTGGTGGGCACCACCGACACCGCCTGCCCCGCCGCCGCTGCCGAGCAGCCCAGCCCAGAAGGGGAGGCCTATCTGCTCGACTATGTGCGCCGCTGGTTCCCATCGGTTCAGAGCCCGCAGGTGAGCAGCCGCTGGGCCGGCGGACGGCCGCTGCTGCTGCCGGATGAGGCCGCCACCAGCACCGCCGGCGTGGTGCGGGAGCACAGCGTCGAGCGCCTGCCCTGCGGACTGGTCAGCGTGCTGGGGGGGAAGTGGACCACCTGCCGCACGATGGCGCTGGAGGCGCTCGCCGCCGTGACCGCCGAACTGGGTCAGACCCTGCCGGCCCCCAAGGCCGCGCCGATCGTCGGCAGCGCCACCGCTGCCGCCCAGACCACAACCGGGCTCGCCGCCCTGCGGCAGAGGCTCACGGAAACCCTTCAGGAGCAGCTCGGTCCAGCCGGGGCCGCCGGCTTGAGCGCCCATCTGCTGGCCAGCCACGGGCTGGAGGCGGAGGCCGTACTGGCCTGCGCCTCCCATGCCGCGGAACGGGAACCGCTCAGCAGCGTGATTCCGCTCACAGCCGCGGAGGTGCGCCACATGGCCCGCCACGAATGGGTGCGCGACCCTGAGGACGTGCTGGCGCGGCGCTGCCGCCTCGCCTTCGTGGACACCGCCGAAGCGGAACGGCTGAAGGAGCCGGTGCGACAGCTGCTGGACGAGGAGGGTGTGCACGCAGGGTCATAG
- a CDS encoding ATP-dependent DNA helicase RecQ: MDTIRAETAAGAAGSIAATAAATAETAPDPLTATLARHFGWSSFRPGQRPVVEALLAGRDCLAVLPTGGGKSLCFQLPALVRGGLVLVISPLVALMQDQVDQLQRRGIAAASLHGGVSLPERRALLQRLRDNRLRLLYLAPERLQGEASRQLLDEVMGTGRVVALAVDEAHCISAWGHDFRPDYRRLGQLRQLCPGVPLVALSATAAPQVRADIIRLLRLQRPLIQVRSARRNNLAYAMQRRRADPLPLLLEAVQQARGAVLIYARTRRSVEQWAERLTLAGVEAIAYHAGMDPESRQLALEHFQRSPQPVLVATMAFGMGVDRPDVGLVLHLDLPASPEGYLQESGRAGRDGLPARCLVLFDPIDRTSLGWAIRASTQQDRGGVSGSGREPEDQRAELAQRQLRRMEAVAEGEGCREQALLMAVGEISHPCGRCDNCLEKPSRQDWSEPAVRLLGALQERRGRDLRSLVEDLAEAHGEPEDRWAWLVRRLVQEELIHESDDGSQRLWLRVSGEHFLREPWPLPWAG; encoded by the coding sequence ATGGACACCATCCGGGCGGAGACGGCCGCAGGCGCCGCAGGTTCGATCGCTGCAACCGCCGCCGCAACTGCTGAAACGGCCCCGGACCCCCTCACCGCCACCCTGGCGCGTCATTTCGGCTGGTCCAGCTTCAGGCCCGGGCAACGGCCTGTGGTGGAGGCCCTGCTGGCCGGACGCGATTGCCTGGCGGTGTTGCCGACCGGGGGCGGCAAGTCGCTCTGTTTTCAGCTGCCGGCCCTGGTCCGAGGTGGCCTGGTGCTGGTCATTTCCCCCCTGGTGGCCCTGATGCAGGACCAGGTCGACCAGTTGCAGCGCCGCGGCATTGCGGCGGCCAGCCTGCACGGTGGAGTCTCCCTGCCGGAGCGGCGGGCACTGCTGCAGCGCTTGCGGGACAACAGGCTGCGGCTGCTCTATCTCGCCCCCGAACGGCTGCAGGGGGAGGCCAGCCGTCAGCTGCTCGATGAGGTGATGGGCACGGGCCGGGTGGTGGCCCTGGCGGTGGACGAGGCCCACTGCATCAGTGCCTGGGGCCACGATTTCCGGCCCGATTACCGCCGGCTGGGCCAGTTGCGGCAGCTCTGTCCCGGCGTTCCCCTGGTGGCCCTCAGTGCCACGGCGGCGCCCCAGGTGCGGGCCGACATCATCCGGCTGCTGCGGCTGCAGCGCCCCTTGATTCAGGTGCGTTCCGCCCGGCGCAACAACCTGGCCTACGCCATGCAGCGTCGCCGGGCCGATCCGTTGCCGCTGCTGCTGGAGGCGGTGCAGCAGGCCCGTGGCGCGGTGCTGATCTATGCCCGCACCCGCCGCTCCGTGGAGCAGTGGGCCGAGCGGCTGACGCTGGCGGGAGTGGAAGCGATCGCGTATCACGCCGGCATGGATCCGGAGAGTCGCCAGCTGGCGCTGGAGCATTTCCAGCGCTCCCCCCAGCCGGTGCTGGTGGCCACGATGGCGTTCGGCATGGGGGTGGATCGGCCCGATGTGGGCCTTGTGCTCCATCTCGATCTGCCCGCCAGTCCGGAGGGCTACCTGCAGGAATCGGGCCGGGCCGGCCGCGACGGTCTGCCAGCCCGCTGTCTGGTGCTGTTTGATCCGATCGATCGCACCAGCCTCGGCTGGGCCATCCGGGCCTCCACCCAGCAGGACCGGGGTGGGGTGTCAGGGTCGGGCCGCGAGCCTGAGGATCAGCGGGCGGAGCTGGCCCAGCGGCAGTTACGCCGCATGGAGGCGGTGGCGGAGGGGGAGGGTTGTCGCGAGCAGGCGTTGCTGATGGCGGTGGGAGAGATCAGCCATCCCTGCGGCCGCTGTGACAATTGCCTGGAGAAGCCCTCCCGGCAGGATTGGTCGGAGCCGGCGGTGCGTCTGCTCGGGGCTCTGCAGGAACGGCGGGGCCGGGATCTGCGCAGCCTGGTGGAAGACCTGGCCGAGGCCCATGGGGAGCCGGAGGACCGGTGGGCCTGGCTGGTGCGGCGGCTGGTGCAGGAGGAGCTGATCCACGAAAGTGACGACGGATCGCAGCGCCTGTGGCTGCGGGTCAGCGGCGAACATTTCCTGCGGGAGCCCTGGCCCCTCCCCTGGGCCGGCTGA